The following proteins come from a genomic window of Amaranthus tricolor cultivar Red isolate AtriRed21 chromosome 14, ASM2621246v1, whole genome shotgun sequence:
- the LOC130799863 gene encoding bax inhibitor 1-like isoform X1 — protein MESYSSYFQSQSGYGTSWNFDTFKNLGEISPTVQSHLKQVYFTLCCALVASVVGTYLHILWNIGGLLTTLACLGCMVWLLSSPPYEETKRCRLLMAAAVFEGASIGPLVDLAIQIDYSILVTGFVGCAIAFGCFSAVAVFARRREFLYLGALLSSGVSILFWLQFASNIFGGSASLFKFELYFGLLVFLGYIVFDTQEIIEKAHFGDLDYVKHALTLFTDFVAVFVRILIIMLKNSMENKEKKRKRRD, from the exons ATGGAGTCATACTCGTCGTATTTCCAATCGCAATCTGGTTATGGAACTTCTTGGAATTTTGATACTTTTAAGAACTTGGGTGAAATTTCTCCCACCGTTCAATCTCATCTTAAACAg GTATACTTTACGTTATGCTGTGCTTTGGTCGCATCGGTAGTTGGAACTTATCTGCATATCCTTTGGAACATTGGAGGTCTCTTGACAACTCTTGCTTGTTTGGGTTGTATGGTCTGGCTGCTTTCTTCCCCTCCATATGAGGAG ACAAAAAGGTGTAGGCTGTTGATGGCTGCCGCTGTTTTTGAAGGAGCATCGATTGGTCCTTTGGTTGACTTGGCTATTCAGATTGATTATAG CATTTTGGTTACTGGCTTTGTTGGTTGTGCGATTGCATTTGGCTGCTTTTCTGCAGTTGCCGTGTTTGCAAGGCGAAGGGAGTTTCTATATTTGGGGGCTTTGCTTTCATCTGGTGTATCAATCCTCTTCTGGCTGCAGTTCGCCTCCAATATTTTTGGAGGCAGTGCATCTCTTTTTAAGTTTGAG TTGTATTTTGGCCTCTTGGTTTTTCTTGGGTACATAGTCTTTGACACTCAGGAGATTATTGAGAAGGCTCACTTTGGAGACCTGGACTATGTGAAACACGCTTTGACTCTCTTCACCGACTTTGTTGCTGTATTTGTCAGGATTCTAATCATCATG CTTAAGAATTCAATGGAAAATAaagagaagaagaggaagagaagaGATTAA
- the LOC130799863 gene encoding bax inhibitor 1-like isoform X2: MISGFFFLFFFLKNKLCAVEFESLAVKSHLKQVYFTLCCALVASVVGTYLHILWNIGGLLTTLACLGCMVWLLSSPPYEETKRCRLLMAAAVFEGASIGPLVDLAIQIDYSILVTGFVGCAIAFGCFSAVAVFARRREFLYLGALLSSGVSILFWLQFASNIFGGSASLFKFELYFGLLVFLGYIVFDTQEIIEKAHFGDLDYVKHALTLFTDFVAVFVRILIIMLKNSMENKEKKRKRRD, translated from the exons AtgatttctgggtttttttttctttttttttttttgaaaaacaaattGTGTGCTGTCGAATTTGAAAGCTTAGCCGTCAAATCTCATCTTAAACAG GTATACTTTACGTTATGCTGTGCTTTGGTCGCATCGGTAGTTGGAACTTATCTGCATATCCTTTGGAACATTGGAGGTCTCTTGACAACTCTTGCTTGTTTGGGTTGTATGGTCTGGCTGCTTTCTTCCCCTCCATATGAGGAG ACAAAAAGGTGTAGGCTGTTGATGGCTGCCGCTGTTTTTGAAGGAGCATCGATTGGTCCTTTGGTTGACTTGGCTATTCAGATTGATTATAG CATTTTGGTTACTGGCTTTGTTGGTTGTGCGATTGCATTTGGCTGCTTTTCTGCAGTTGCCGTGTTTGCAAGGCGAAGGGAGTTTCTATATTTGGGGGCTTTGCTTTCATCTGGTGTATCAATCCTCTTCTGGCTGCAGTTCGCCTCCAATATTTTTGGAGGCAGTGCATCTCTTTTTAAGTTTGAG TTGTATTTTGGCCTCTTGGTTTTTCTTGGGTACATAGTCTTTGACACTCAGGAGATTATTGAGAAGGCTCACTTTGGAGACCTGGACTATGTGAAACACGCTTTGACTCTCTTCACCGACTTTGTTGCTGTATTTGTCAGGATTCTAATCATCATG CTTAAGAATTCAATGGAAAATAaagagaagaagaggaagagaagaGATTAA